In one Lolium rigidum isolate FL_2022 chromosome 3, APGP_CSIRO_Lrig_0.1, whole genome shotgun sequence genomic region, the following are encoded:
- the LOC124699977 gene encoding glucan endo-1,3-beta-glucosidase 7-like has protein sequence MESESRKLLLLAPILLCLCCFLAISAAEPYIGVNYGEVADNLPSPDATVRLLKSTAISKVRLYGVDAGVIRALAGTGISLVVGVANGEIPAIAADPAAAAGWLAGNVLPFIPASAISVVAVGNEVLESGDAALAAALLPAMQNLRAAAVAAGDGAAAAIKFSTVNTMAVLAQSDPPSTGAFRAEVAAQLQQILGFLSRTGAPFMVNPYPYFAYQSDPRPDTLAFCLFQPNAGRVDAGSRIRYTNMFDAQVDAVKSALGRAGYGGVDIVVAETGWPTKGDPTEAGANVDNARAYVSNLVAHLRSGAGTPLMPGKPVDTYLFALYDEDLKPGPASERSFGLYHTDLTMAYDAGLTTTTSGGGGAATPSNGAGASVQPKGGSGWCVASAGATDAQLQTDMDYACSQVGVDCAAIQPGGACFQPNTVRAHAAYAMNQLYQAAGGHPWNCDFRQSATLTSSNPSYGSCVFTGGQ, from the exons ATGGAGTCGGAGTCGCGAAAGCTCCTGCTCCTCGCGCCCATCCTGCTCTGCCTCTGCTGCTTCCTCGCCATATCCG CGGCGGAGCCCTACATCGGCGTCAACTACGGCGAGGTGGCGGACAACCTGCCATCCCCAGACGCCACGGTGCGGCTCCTCaagtccaccgccatctccaaggTGCGCCTCTACGGCGTCGACGCGGGGGTCATCCGCGCGCTGGCCGGCACGGGCATCTCGCTCGTCGTCGGCGTGGCCAACGGCGAGATCCCCGCCATCGCCGCCgacccggcggccgccgccggctgGCTGGCCGGCAACGTGCTCCCGTTCATCCCGGCCTCCGCCATCTCCGTCGTCGCCGTCGGCAACGAGGTGCTCGAGTCCGGCgacgccgcgctcgccgccgcgctGCTGCCCGCCATGCAGAAcctgcgcgccgccgccgtcgcggcgggcgacggcgcggCCGCGGCCATCAAGTTCTCCACCGTCAACACCATGGCCGTGCTGGCGCAGTCCGACCCGCCCTCCACGGGCGCCTTCCGCGCCGAGGTGGCCGCGCAGCTGCAGCAGATCCTCGGCTTCCTCAGCAGGACCGGCGCGCCCTTCATGGTCAACCCCTACCCCTACTTCGCGTACCAGTCCGACCCGCGCCCCGACACGCTCGCCTTCTGCCTCTTCCAGCCCAACGCCGGCCGCGTCGACGCCGGCTCCAGGATCAGGTACACCAACATGTTCGACGCGCAGGTGGACGCCGTCAAGTCCGCGCTGGGACGCGCCGGGTACGGCGGCGTCGACATCGTGGTGGCGGAGACCGGCTGGCCCACCAAGGGCGACCCCACGGAGGCCGGCGCCAACGTCGACAACGCCAGGGCCTACGTCTCCAACCTCGTCGCCCACCTCCGCTCCGGCGCCGGCACGCCGCTCATGCCCGGGAAACCCGTCGACACCTACCTCTTCGCGCTCTACGACGAGGACCTCAAGCCCGGCCCGGCCTCCGAGCGCTCCTTCGGCCTCTACCACACCGACCTCACCATGGCCTACGACGCCGGGCTGACGACCACCAcgtccggtggcggcggcgcggcgaccccgagcaacggcgccggcgcTTCGGTGCAGCCCAAGGGAGGGTCCGGATGGTGCGTGGCCAGCGCCGGCGCCACGGACGCGCAGCTGCAGACGGACATGGACTACGCGTGCTCACAGGTGGGCGTCGACTGCGCCGCCATCCAGCCCGGGGGCGCCTGCTTCCAGCCCAACACCGTGCGCGCCCACGCCGCATACGCCATGAACCAGCTCTACCAGGCCGCCGGCGGACACCCCTGGAACTGCGACTTCCGCCAGTCAGCCACCCTCACATCCAGCAACCCCA GCTACGGGTCATGCGTGTTCACCGGAGGCCAATGA